In Lysobacter firmicutimachus, one genomic interval encodes:
- the recC gene encoding exodeoxyribonuclease V subunit gamma, producing MPVRADFRLYHSNALDVLAGLLAQELRTPAPGRGLLEPDTILIPQVAMRRWLQATLAQAYGIAANLEFLTPGEFVRRALEANVPGEEDDLDAAAMRWRLYATLAQPAHWREPALAPLRAYLDGDDPLKAWSLAGELASLFEKYQAWRRDWLLAWDAGGERHDPQAALWRKVAAGRRYRARRIDDYLSRFGGDQALAPRGLPPRLFAFATLNVSPDVLRVIATQAHAGTLHFYLPTPTRKYWGDLSSYGERLRQLDAAGGVEAADEEENPLLQAWGAAGRDFMAVLGGYEVVHPSGEIAAYADPEDSRHDDPARDSLLQRLQRDLLHRRAPPLQPWRAEVERDDASLQVHACHTRLREVQVLHDQLQALLDPDSPQGRRFDPPLQPREIAVLAPDIDPYAPHIAAVFGGLAGRAGYIPYALADVSPLAAEPLAEVFLRLLALPVSRFGLSEILDLLATPAIAEQAGLDGAGLDRLRTWLLQAGARWGIDAAHRRRHDAPGDDAYTWAFALDRLLLGHAVGHDRDGRGELVAGIAPYAELEGASLDALDALIRLLRVLARHERALDAELSPAQWAERLLGLLRALLPERPRGGGDQRTLERLRSLIESFARDAALAGVETTVPAEVVRAHFRAALAEADTRAPLLTGGISFGRMVPMRLIPFRAICLLGMNDGDYPRRDPADGLNRLAAELGTAARRHGDRSLRDDDRFLFLQLFAAASDSFYLSYLGADPRDGSQREPSALVAELLDVAARYHADPAQARKALVVRQPLQPFAAAAFGAGEREGEREPRRFSYREEWRAAVDAGARGERAPIGPWLERPLAPAASEDEVAYAELRAFLRDPPTAFLRQRLGLRLPDRIEAEDDVEPLVLPGPGLFRQQLQQAVFDELLSGAGAVDRERLQAQLRARALLPSGPLGRRQLDALLGQVRPYADAFARWREGEPQTLDFAVDLDGRRLSGRLDALYRGGLARLRFDRVHGPAQIAHGLDWLVLSALGDARPLAQFAETDAGPGPHLRAPAPPAQARAALAALLRLRDYGLREPLPFLPRAGWLWYEAAMQDPQGWSEAGWNKAEGQWRGTPRSWGEASTPGAQLALRGRDPFADPELGEQFRAIARRVFGAVLLGRDEDAA from the coding sequence ATGCCCGTGCGCGCCGATTTCCGTCTCTACCATTCCAATGCGCTGGACGTGCTCGCCGGGCTGCTGGCGCAGGAACTGCGCACGCCCGCGCCGGGGCGGGGCCTGCTCGAGCCGGACACGATCCTGATCCCGCAGGTGGCGATGCGACGCTGGTTGCAGGCGACGCTGGCCCAGGCGTACGGCATCGCCGCCAATCTCGAATTCCTGACCCCGGGCGAATTCGTCCGGCGCGCGCTCGAGGCCAACGTACCGGGCGAGGAAGACGACCTCGACGCCGCCGCGATGCGCTGGCGGCTGTATGCGACTCTGGCCCAGCCGGCGCACTGGCGCGAGCCCGCGCTGGCGCCGCTGCGCGCTTACCTGGACGGCGACGACCCGCTCAAGGCCTGGTCGCTGGCCGGCGAACTGGCTTCGCTGTTCGAGAAGTACCAGGCCTGGCGCCGCGACTGGCTGCTGGCCTGGGACGCCGGCGGCGAGCGCCACGACCCGCAGGCGGCGCTGTGGCGCAAGGTCGCCGCCGGCCGCCGCTACCGCGCGCGCCGCATCGACGACTACCTGAGCCGCTTCGGCGGCGACCAGGCGCTGGCGCCGCGCGGCCTGCCGCCGCGGCTGTTCGCCTTCGCCACCCTCAACGTCTCGCCCGACGTGCTGCGGGTGATCGCGACCCAGGCCCATGCCGGCACCCTGCACTTCTATCTGCCGACCCCGACGCGCAAGTACTGGGGCGATCTGAGCAGCTACGGCGAGCGCCTGCGCCAGCTAGACGCCGCCGGCGGGGTCGAGGCCGCGGACGAAGAAGAAAACCCCCTGCTGCAGGCCTGGGGCGCGGCCGGCCGCGATTTCATGGCGGTGCTGGGCGGCTACGAAGTCGTGCACCCATCCGGCGAAATCGCCGCCTACGCCGACCCCGAGGACAGCCGCCACGACGACCCGGCGCGCGACAGCCTGCTGCAACGGCTGCAGCGCGACCTGCTGCACCGGCGCGCGCCGCCGCTGCAGCCGTGGCGGGCCGAGGTCGAGCGCGACGACGCCAGCCTGCAGGTCCACGCCTGCCACACCCGGCTGCGCGAAGTGCAGGTGCTGCACGACCAGTTGCAGGCCCTGCTCGATCCGGATTCGCCGCAGGGCCGGCGCTTCGATCCGCCGCTGCAGCCGCGCGAGATCGCGGTGCTGGCCCCGGACATCGACCCCTACGCGCCGCACATCGCCGCGGTGTTCGGCGGCCTGGCCGGGCGTGCCGGCTATATCCCCTACGCGCTCGCCGACGTCAGCCCGCTCGCCGCCGAGCCGCTGGCCGAGGTCTTCCTGCGTTTGCTCGCGCTGCCGGTGTCGCGCTTCGGCCTGAGCGAAATACTGGATCTGCTGGCGACGCCGGCGATCGCCGAACAGGCCGGGCTCGACGGCGCCGGCCTGGACCGCCTGCGCACCTGGCTGCTGCAGGCCGGCGCGCGCTGGGGCATCGACGCCGCCCATCGCCGCCGCCACGACGCGCCCGGCGACGACGCCTACACCTGGGCCTTTGCCCTCGATCGGCTGCTGCTCGGTCATGCGGTCGGCCACGACCGCGACGGCCGCGGCGAACTGGTCGCCGGCATCGCGCCCTATGCCGAACTCGAAGGCGCCTCGCTCGACGCGCTGGATGCGTTGATCCGCCTGCTGCGCGTGCTGGCCCGCCACGAGCGCGCGCTCGACGCCGAGCTGAGCCCGGCGCAATGGGCCGAGCGCCTACTCGGTCTGCTGCGCGCCCTGCTGCCCGAGCGTCCGCGCGGCGGCGGCGACCAGCGCACCCTGGAGCGCCTGCGCAGCCTGATCGAAAGCTTCGCCCGCGACGCCGCCTTGGCCGGTGTCGAAACCACGGTGCCGGCGGAGGTGGTACGCGCGCATTTCCGCGCCGCGCTGGCCGAGGCCGACACCCGCGCGCCGCTGCTGACCGGCGGCATCAGTTTCGGTCGCATGGTGCCGATGCGCCTGATTCCGTTCCGGGCGATCTGCCTGCTCGGCATGAACGACGGCGACTACCCGCGCCGCGATCCGGCCGACGGCCTCAACCGGCTCGCCGCCGAACTGGGCACCGCCGCGCGCCGCCACGGCGACCGTTCGCTGCGCGACGACGACCGCTTCTTGTTCCTGCAGTTGTTCGCGGCGGCATCGGACAGTTTTTATCTGAGCTACCTCGGCGCCGACCCGCGCGACGGCAGCCAGCGCGAGCCCTCGGCCCTGGTCGCCGAGCTGCTCGACGTCGCCGCGCGCTACCACGCCGATCCGGCGCAGGCGCGTAAGGCCTTGGTGGTGCGGCAACCGCTGCAGCCCTTCGCCGCGGCCGCGTTCGGCGCCGGCGAACGCGAGGGGGAACGCGAGCCGCGCCGCTTCAGTTATCGCGAAGAATGGCGCGCCGCGGTCGATGCCGGCGCGCGCGGCGAACGCGCGCCGATCGGGCCTTGGCTGGAACGACCGCTGGCGCCGGCCGCAAGCGAGGACGAAGTCGCCTACGCCGAGCTGCGCGCGTTCCTGCGCGATCCGCCGACCGCGTTCCTGCGCCAGCGCCTGGGCCTGCGCCTGCCCGACCGGATCGAAGCCGAGGACGACGTCGAACCGTTGGTGCTGCCCGGCCCCGGCCTGTTCCGCCAGCAGCTGCAACAGGCGGTGTTCGACGAACTGCTGAGCGGCGCCGGCGCGGTCGACCGCGAACGGCTGCAGGCACAGCTGCGCGCGCGTGCGTTGCTGCCGTCCGGGCCGCTGGGCCGGCGCCAGCTCGATGCCCTGCTCGGCCAGGTCCGGCCGTACGCGGACGCGTTCGCGCGCTGGCGCGAGGGCGAGCCGCAGACGCTGGATTTCGCCGTCGACCTGGACGGCCGGCGCCTGTCCGGCCGGCTCGACGCGCTGTACCGCGGCGGTCTGGCGCGGTTGCGCTTCGACCGCGTGCACGGGCCGGCGCAGATCGCCCACGGCCTGGATTGGCTGGTGCTGTCGGCGCTGGGCGATGCGCGGCCGCTGGCCCAGTTCGCCGAGACCGATGCCGGCCCCGGTCCGCACCTGCGCGCGCCGGCGCCGCCGGCGCAGGCGCGTGCCGCGCTCGCCGCCCTGCTGCGCTTGCGCGACTACGGCCTGCGCGAACCGCTGCCGTTCCTGCCGCGCGCCGGCTGGCTGTGGTACGAGGCGGCGATGCAGGACCCGCAGGGCTGGAGCGAGGCCGGCTGGAACAAGGCCGAAGGCCAGTGGCGCGGCACCCCGCGCAGCTGGGGCGAGGCGAGCACGCCGGGCGCGCAGTTGGCGCTGCGCGGACGCGACCCGTTCGCCGACCCCGAACTCGGCGAGCAGTTCCGCGCCATCGCCCGGCGCGTGTTCGGCGCGGTGCTGCTGGGCCGCGACGAGGACGCGGCATGA
- the recB gene encoding exodeoxyribonuclease V subunit beta, with translation MSAARDPFLDLPLDGLRLIEASAGTGKTYTLATLVTRLVIERGLRIGQILAVTFTDAATQELRDRLRRRLLLAARIAAADPTLPRAGDDAERALTRQLVDAQAEAEGVAPLRARLQRAAREIDLAAVVTIHGFCARVLAEHALETGQPFAAPEMIGSERELLDEIAVDLWRAFGDDPGAAELLSRQWPGGPESLAADLGALLRAPLLRPPLPAEAADPLPALEAAAQALRESFRAHGEEACIALENAIAAKALNGNSYRAGFPREAWALLERWCADGDAAQAPDPRLDKLTPAALAAKTNKGKDASTPASPLFDAVAAYLDAARSRAQWLDAQAIALVHRLRAAAAGRLAELKRVRRVQSFDDLIDDVYQALQGPHGEALAARLRQQYAVALVDEFQDTDPRQWAIFERVFGPRSAAPAGLFLIGDPKQAIYGFRGGDVHTYLGAAAQAEPAPPLEHNFRSRPSLLAAISALYAQAGDAAFVDPRIRFREVAPGGAVADTDLLRDGAVAPALTLRRLPAPDDGRKKAEWNAGESREQAARACVAAIHAWLAQAREGRATIEGRPLQPADIAVLVRSHDEAARIQQALTAAGIPAVAAGRRSLFATEQAQDVLNLFDALLHPGDSGRLRTALASVLIGLDGAAIARLAQDEAEQAQWQAQALLWRERWQRHGPLALIADLCAAQAPRLLALDDGERRLTNLLQLGEVLQEADTRALGLHGLRDWLRLRIAEADDSDEKQQLRLESDARRVQILTLHKSKGLEFGLVFLPFAAMNKEPKEGRWCEYPDPQHGKVLQLKTELSVGAPDWKTAFARAAEEQRAEDARLLYVGLTRARHALWIACGPLYRSAESPLQPMLGDLDGLAAAWPQAIELDTVALGAPPRPLPPAASGQVPAARIARRAGPARDWWVYSFTQLTQEDDRAAAAEERGAEDEPETAPVLLAPGDARFSGSRFGNVLHEALERVDFQRWSDWRDDGAPAPDQAALLVQALRKEGYAEQDIDDGTALLASLVGRTLTAVLPEGARLCALPDAARRAEMEFHFALEAAPVDALLATLHAHGWLRERRGFGLRRRLDGLMTGKIDLVYAHDGRYYVLDYKTNRLPAYDPAQLERAMADSEYTLQSLIYTVALHRWLRFRLGPDYDYARDFGGVRYLFCRGLDPADPAAGVCAFTPPAALVDAVDGLFAGHGVSA, from the coding sequence ATGAGCGCGGCACGCGACCCCTTCCTCGACCTGCCGCTGGACGGGCTGCGCCTGATCGAGGCCAGCGCCGGCACCGGCAAGACCTACACCCTGGCCACCCTGGTCACCCGGCTGGTGATCGAGCGCGGCCTGCGCATCGGCCAGATCCTGGCGGTGACCTTCACCGACGCCGCCACTCAGGAACTGCGCGATCGCCTGCGCCGCCGTCTGCTGCTGGCCGCGCGCATCGCCGCCGCCGACCCGACCCTGCCGCGCGCCGGCGACGATGCCGAGCGCGCCCTGACCCGGCAGTTGGTCGATGCGCAAGCCGAAGCCGAAGGTGTCGCGCCGTTGCGCGCGCGCCTGCAGCGCGCCGCGCGCGAAATAGATTTGGCCGCGGTGGTCACCATCCACGGTTTCTGCGCGCGCGTGCTGGCCGAGCATGCGCTGGAAACCGGACAGCCGTTCGCCGCGCCGGAGATGATCGGCAGCGAGCGCGAGCTGCTCGACGAGATCGCGGTCGACCTGTGGCGCGCGTTCGGCGACGACCCCGGCGCGGCCGAGCTGCTGTCGCGGCAGTGGCCGGGCGGACCGGAATCTCTGGCCGCCGACCTCGGCGCGCTGCTGCGCGCGCCGCTGCTGCGGCCGCCGCTGCCGGCCGAGGCGGCCGACCCGCTGCCGGCGCTGGAAGCGGCGGCGCAGGCCTTGCGCGAATCGTTCCGCGCCCACGGCGAAGAGGCCTGCATCGCGCTGGAGAACGCGATCGCGGCCAAGGCGTTGAACGGCAACAGTTACCGCGCCGGTTTCCCGCGCGAGGCCTGGGCTTTGCTCGAGCGCTGGTGCGCCGACGGCGATGCCGCGCAGGCGCCGGACCCGCGCCTGGACAAGCTGACCCCGGCCGCGCTGGCGGCCAAGACCAACAAGGGCAAGGACGCGTCGACACCGGCCTCGCCGTTGTTCGATGCGGTCGCGGCGTATCTCGATGCGGCCCGGTCGCGCGCGCAATGGCTGGACGCGCAGGCGATCGCGCTGGTGCATCGCTTGCGCGCAGCGGCCGCGGGCCGCCTGGCCGAACTCAAGCGCGTGCGTCGGGTGCAGAGCTTCGACGACCTGATCGACGACGTGTACCAGGCTTTGCAGGGGCCGCATGGCGAGGCCTTGGCCGCACGCCTGCGCCAGCAGTACGCGGTCGCCCTGGTCGACGAATTCCAGGACACCGACCCGCGCCAATGGGCGATCTTCGAGCGCGTGTTCGGCCCGCGCAGCGCGGCGCCGGCCGGGCTGTTCCTGATCGGCGACCCCAAGCAGGCGATCTACGGCTTCCGCGGCGGCGACGTGCACACCTACCTCGGCGCGGCCGCCCAGGCCGAGCCGGCGCCGCCGCTGGAGCACAATTTCCGCTCGCGCCCGTCGCTGCTGGCGGCGATCTCGGCGTTGTACGCGCAAGCCGGCGACGCCGCCTTCGTCGATCCGCGCATCCGCTTCCGCGAAGTCGCGCCCGGCGGCGCGGTCGCCGATACCGATCTGCTGCGCGACGGCGCGGTCGCGCCGGCCTTGACCCTGCGCCGCCTGCCCGCGCCCGACGACGGCCGCAAGAAGGCCGAATGGAACGCCGGCGAGTCGCGCGAACAGGCCGCGCGCGCCTGCGTCGCCGCGATCCACGCCTGGCTGGCGCAGGCGCGCGAGGGCCGGGCGACGATCGAAGGCCGGCCGCTGCAGCCGGCCGATATCGCCGTGCTGGTGCGCAGCCACGACGAGGCCGCGCGGATCCAGCAGGCGCTGACCGCCGCCGGCATTCCCGCGGTCGCCGCCGGCCGCCGCAGCCTGTTCGCGACCGAGCAGGCGCAGGACGTGTTGAATTTGTTCGACGCCCTGCTCCACCCCGGCGACAGCGGCCGCCTGCGTACCGCCCTGGCCAGCGTGCTGATCGGCCTGGACGGCGCGGCGATCGCGCGCCTGGCGCAGGACGAGGCCGAGCAGGCGCAATGGCAGGCGCAGGCGCTGCTGTGGCGCGAGCGCTGGCAGCGCCACGGGCCGCTGGCGCTGATCGCCGACCTGTGCGCGGCGCAGGCGCCGCGCCTGCTCGCGCTCGACGACGGCGAGCGGCGCCTGACCAATCTGCTCCAACTCGGCGAAGTGCTGCAGGAAGCCGATACCCGCGCGCTGGGCTTACACGGTCTGCGCGACTGGTTGCGCCTGCGCATCGCCGAGGCCGACGACAGCGACGAGAAGCAGCAGCTGCGCCTGGAATCGGACGCGCGCCGGGTGCAGATCCTGACCCTGCACAAGAGCAAGGGCCTGGAGTTCGGCCTGGTGTTCCTGCCGTTCGCGGCGATGAACAAGGAGCCGAAGGAAGGCCGCTGGTGCGAGTACCCGGACCCCCAGCACGGCAAGGTGCTGCAGCTGAAGACCGAGCTGAGCGTCGGCGCGCCCGACTGGAAGACGGCCTTCGCGCGCGCCGCCGAAGAGCAGCGCGCCGAGGACGCGCGCCTGCTCTACGTCGGCCTGACCCGCGCCCGCCACGCACTGTGGATCGCCTGCGGCCCGCTGTACCGCAGCGCCGAATCGCCGCTGCAGCCGATGCTGGGCGACCTCGACGGCCTGGCCGCGGCGTGGCCGCAGGCGATCGAACTCGACACGGTGGCGCTCGGCGCACCGCCGCGGCCGCTGCCGCCGGCGGCGAGCGGACAGGTACCGGCGGCACGCATCGCGCGCCGCGCCGGTCCGGCGCGCGACTGGTGGGTGTACAGCTTCACCCAGCTGACCCAGGAAGACGATCGCGCTGCCGCGGCCGAGGAGCGCGGCGCCGAAGACGAGCCGGAGACCGCACCGGTGCTGCTGGCGCCGGGCGATGCGCGTTTCTCCGGCAGCCGTTTCGGCAACGTGTTGCACGAGGCGCTGGAACGGGTGGATTTCCAGCGCTGGAGCGATTGGCGCGATGACGGCGCACCGGCGCCGGACCAGGCCGCGCTGCTGGTGCAGGCGTTGCGCAAGGAAGGCTACGCCGAGCAGGACATCGACGACGGTACGGCCTTGCTGGCCTCGCTGGTCGGCCGCACCTTGACCGCGGTCTTGCCCGAAGGCGCGCGCCTGTGCGCGCTGCCGGATGCGGCGCGGCGCGCCGAGATGGAGTTCCACTTCGCTTTGGAAGCGGCGCCGGTCGACGCTTTGCTGGCGACGCTGCACGCGCACGGCTGGCTGCGCGAGCGTCGCGGCTTCGGCCTGCGTCGGCGCCTGGACGGGCTGATGACCGGCAAGATCGACCTGGTCTACGCCCACGACGGCCGCTATTACGTGCTCGACTACAAGACCAACCGCTTGCCGGCCTACGACCCGGCGCAACTCGAGCGGGCGATGGCCGACAGCGAATACACCCTGCAGTCGCTGATCTACACCGTCGCCCTGCACCGCTGGCTGCGCTTCCGCCTCGGCCCGGACTACGACTACGCACGCGATTTCGGCGGCGTGCGCTATCTGTTCTGCCGTGGCCTGGACCCGGCCGATCCGGCCGCGGGGGTGTGCGCGTTCACGCCGCCGGCGGCCCTGGTCGATGCGGTCGACGGCTTGTTCGCCGGCCACGGAGTCAGCGCATGA
- a CDS encoding ABC transporter ATP-binding protein, translated as MTTESPIVRLTDLRLDRGGRSVLSGINLSVPRGAIVAVLGPSGSGKSTLLSALTGELVPAAGRVEVFGREVPRRSRELLELRKGIGVLLQGNGLLTDLTAAENVALPLRAHTRLPNPLIRRLVLMKLHAVGLGAAADVYPRELSGGMARRVALARALALDPPLMIYDEPLTGLDPIASGVVMSLVRRLNDTLGLTSIVVTHHVHETLPVADHAIVIANGGIVFSGTPAELERSDDPLVRQFLRGEPDGPIGFDAAPRQSEAA; from the coding sequence ATGACGACCGAATCGCCCATCGTCCGCCTGACCGACCTCCGCCTCGACCGCGGCGGCCGCAGCGTGCTGAGCGGGATCAACCTGTCGGTGCCGCGCGGCGCCATCGTCGCCGTGCTCGGCCCCTCCGGCAGCGGCAAGTCGACCTTGCTGTCGGCGCTGACCGGCGAACTGGTCCCGGCCGCCGGCCGGGTCGAGGTGTTCGGTCGCGAAGTGCCGCGCCGCTCGCGCGAGCTGCTGGAGCTGCGCAAGGGCATCGGCGTGCTGCTGCAGGGCAACGGGCTGCTGACCGACCTGACCGCGGCCGAGAACGTGGCCTTGCCGCTGCGCGCCCACACCCGCCTGCCGAACCCGCTGATCCGCCGGCTGGTGCTGATGAAGCTGCACGCGGTCGGCCTCGGCGCCGCCGCCGACGTGTACCCGCGCGAGCTGTCCGGCGGCATGGCGCGCCGGGTCGCGCTGGCGCGCGCGCTGGCGCTGGACCCGCCGCTGATGATCTACGACGAGCCGCTGACCGGCCTTGACCCGATCGCCTCCGGCGTGGTCATGAGCCTGGTGCGCCGGCTCAACGACACCCTGGGCCTGACCAGCATCGTGGTCACCCACCACGTCCACGAAACCCTGCCGGTCGCCGACCATGCGATCGTCATCGCCAACGGCGGCATCGTGTTCTCCGGCACCCCGGCCGAACTGGAGCGCAGCGACGACCCGCTGGTGCGCCAGTTCCTGCGCGGCGAGCCGGACGGCCCGATCGGCTTCGATGCCGCGCCGCGCCAATCGGAGGCCGCCTGA
- the mlaD gene encoding outer membrane lipid asymmetry maintenance protein MlaD, producing the protein MSVRSPRIEFAVGAFLLLALGSLLVLAIASTNGKFGFGGDTYEIKARFTAIGALRPNAPVKIGGVTVGQVADISLDPVKYNSIVTLAINKRYDKLSADTAAGIFTSGLLGESYIGLTPGGDPDNLKPGDEIYLTQPAIDLIQLVGKYMFSGGGAQGGNAGGGDAKPADAGVPDYLQGEAAPTTDETQK; encoded by the coding sequence ATGTCCGTCCGCAGTCCCCGCATCGAATTCGCCGTCGGCGCCTTCCTGCTGCTCGCCCTGGGCTCGCTGCTGGTGCTGGCCATCGCCTCCACCAACGGCAAGTTCGGCTTCGGCGGCGACACCTACGAGATCAAGGCCCGCTTCACCGCGATCGGCGCGCTGCGCCCGAACGCGCCGGTCAAGATCGGCGGCGTCACCGTCGGCCAGGTCGCCGATATCTCGCTGGACCCGGTCAAGTACAACTCGATCGTGACCCTGGCGATCAACAAGCGCTACGACAAGCTGTCGGCCGACACCGCCGCCGGCATCTTCACCAGCGGCCTGCTCGGCGAGAGCTACATCGGCCTGACCCCCGGCGGCGACCCGGACAACCTCAAGCCCGGCGACGAGATCTACCTGACCCAGCCGGCGATCGACCTCATTCAGCTGGTCGGCAAGTACATGTTCAGCGGCGGTGGCGCACAAGGCGGCAATGCGGGCGGCGGCGACGCCAAGCCCGCCGACGCCGGCGTCCCCGACTACCTCCAGGGCGAAGCCGCCCCCACCACGGACGAGACCCAGAAATGA
- a CDS encoding MlaE family lipid ABC transporter permease subunit, with amino-acid sequence MPFIAATRSLGRAGLFSLSVLRASRPTLDFFRELVREIYKIGARSLPIIAVGGAFVGLSVTLLGYRALDTYGAANQVSAMLGLGLYRELGPVLTALLFIGRAGSSIAAELGLMRATDQITALGLMAIDPVGKAVAPRFWAAVLCVPLLTGFFCSLAICASYFESVHVIGLESGTFWQVLKDSVDFVDDFLMAFVKSAVFGATAALVAAYVGYHAEPTIEGTSVATTRAVVNASLLVLMFNFVMSAFLFK; translated from the coding sequence ATGCCCTTCATCGCCGCGACCCGTTCGCTGGGCCGTGCCGGCCTGTTCTCGCTGTCGGTGCTGCGCGCCTCCAGGCCGACGCTCGACTTTTTCCGCGAGCTGGTCCGCGAAATCTATAAGATAGGCGCACGTTCGCTGCCGATCATCGCCGTTGGCGGTGCATTCGTCGGACTTTCGGTGACCCTGCTGGGCTACCGGGCGCTCGACACCTACGGCGCCGCCAACCAGGTCAGCGCCATGCTCGGCCTGGGCCTGTATCGCGAACTGGGGCCGGTGCTGACCGCGCTGCTGTTCATCGGCCGCGCCGGCAGCTCGATCGCGGCCGAACTCGGGCTGATGCGCGCCACCGACCAGATCACCGCGCTCGGCCTGATGGCGATCGACCCGGTCGGCAAGGCGGTGGCGCCGCGCTTCTGGGCGGCGGTGCTGTGCGTGCCGCTGCTGACCGGCTTCTTCTGCAGCCTGGCGATCTGCGCCAGCTACTTCGAGTCGGTGCACGTGATCGGCCTGGAGTCGGGCACGTTCTGGCAGGTGCTCAAGGACAGCGTCGACTTCGTCGACGATTTCCTGATGGCGTTCGTGAAGTCGGCGGTGTTCGGCGCCACCGCGGCGCTGGTCGCGGCCTACGTCGGCTACCACGCCGAGCCGACCATCGAGGGCACCTCGGTGGCGACCACCCGGGCGGTGGTCAACGCCTCGCTGCTGGTGCTGATGTTCAACTTCGTGATGTCGGCGTTCTTGTTCAAGTAA
- a CDS encoding STAS domain-containing protein: MAGAPASVRKDGDALSFAGALDRTAAATLWPQARALAPGARRFDLSAVSSVDSAGLALLAELASLAPGVEVIGTPPGLTELRAAYRLDDALGFGR, encoded by the coding sequence ATGGCCGGCGCCCCCGCCAGCGTGCGCAAGGACGGCGATGCCCTGAGCTTCGCCGGCGCGCTCGACCGCACCGCGGCGGCGACGCTGTGGCCGCAGGCGCGCGCGCTGGCGCCCGGCGCGCGCCGCTTCGATCTGTCGGCGGTGAGTTCGGTCGACAGCGCCGGCCTGGCGCTGCTGGCCGAGCTGGCGTCGCTGGCGCCGGGCGTCGAGGTGATCGGCACGCCGCCCGGCCTGACCGAGTTGCGCGCCGCCTATCGCCTCGACGACGCGCTAGGCTTCGGTCGCTGA
- a CDS encoding MlaC/ttg2D family ABC transporter substrate-binding protein yields the protein MKRSLISIVVASALLAGTPALAFAQATAAAGQAAPAAGTPSAMVLTNSTRILSTLEARRAEFTKNRSALSQFIATEFNQVFDRNYAARLVLGTHGRGASDGDVNAFADALTGSLMQRYGSALLDFNTKLKVRIKSETPLRGGAIVKVSSEFLRQGGEPVPVDYLLRKNGTQWKVFDVMVEGVSFVQTFRNQFDAPLSQKSIAQVAAELKAGKLQAQAGSN from the coding sequence ATGAAGCGTTCCCTGATCTCCATCGTCGTCGCCTCGGCCCTGCTGGCCGGCACGCCCGCTCTCGCCTTCGCCCAGGCCACCGCGGCCGCGGGCCAGGCCGCCCCGGCCGCCGGCACGCCGAGCGCGATGGTGCTCACCAACAGCACCCGCATCCTCTCGACCCTGGAAGCGCGTCGCGCCGAGTTCACCAAGAACCGCAGCGCGCTCAGCCAGTTCATCGCGACCGAGTTCAACCAGGTGTTCGACCGCAACTACGCGGCGCGCCTGGTGCTGGGCACGCACGGCCGCGGCGCTTCCGACGGCGACGTCAACGCGTTCGCCGATGCCCTCACCGGCAGCCTGATGCAGCGCTACGGCTCGGCCCTGCTCGACTTCAACACCAAGCTCAAGGTGCGGATCAAGTCCGAGACCCCGCTGCGCGGCGGCGCCATCGTCAAGGTGTCGAGCGAGTTCCTGCGCCAGGGCGGCGAGCCGGTGCCGGTCGACTACCTGCTGCGCAAGAACGGCACGCAGTGGAAGGTGTTCGACGTGATGGTCGAAGGCGTCAGCTTCGTGCAGACCTTCCGCAATCAGTTCGACGCGCCGCTGAGCCAGAAGTCGATCGCCCAGGTCGCCGCCGAACTCAAGGCCGGCAAGCTGCAGGCCCAGGCCGGCAGCAACTGA